The Stieleria maiorica genome includes the window AGAAGAAAACACTTCTCGCCCCATTCGACGCCCGCGTCGGGCTGTTCGACCTTCATCCCGGCCAGTACTTGGCCGCCGGCAGCGAGATCACCGAACTGTCCGGGCTGGACGACTTCTTAAACGTCGACTTTGCGATGCCGCAAGCGGTGGCCGCTTCGGTCGGTGCCGGTGACACGGTCGAGCTGTTACTTCCGGCGGCGGCCGAACCGCTGGAATCAAAAATCATCGCCGTCGATGCCTCCGCCAACCTGCAATCAAGGTCCTTGCTGGCCCGGGCCAGACTGAATCAACCGCCGACGACGCTGCACCCCGGAGATTCGGTCAAGGTTCGGATCCCCTTCGGTCCGCAAATCCCGGCGGTCACCGTTCCGTCGACCGCGATCCGACGCGGCCCGACGGGCACGACTGTCTTCGTCGCGGTTGAAAGCGAAGGCCGATTGCGGGCCGAGTCGCGCGCGGTTGTCGTGCTGGGCAGCGACGGCTCCCGAACCTGGATCGCCGACGGCGTCGCGGCCGGTGACACGGTGATCACGGACGGTTCATTCAAGGTCAGCGAAGGACGCTTGCTGGCCACCGGCCCAACGGCCACGGGAGGCACTTCTTGATGCACGAGCCAAATGGCGCGCCGCCGCGCCGCGCGATCACCGATCTGTTCATTCGCCACCCGGTGCTGGCCGTCGTCGCCAATTCGATCCTGGTCATCATCGGACTTCGCTGCGCGATGTCGCTGCCGGTCCAACAGTTTCCGAAACTGGAAAGCAGTTCGATCACCGTCACCACGCTGTACTACGGGGCGAGCGCCGAAACCGTCCGCGGCTTCCTGACCACGCCGATCGAACAAGCCGTATCGTCGATCGCCGGCGTCGACACGATCGAATCGACCAGCGTCGCCGGCATCAGCACGATCA containing:
- a CDS encoding efflux RND transporter periplasmic adaptor subunit, whose protein sequence is MKRLIAGSVFVLLLVVGAIGAVGYAKYRQIQAASSMPPPPEMPVAVASVAAVDAPYRRNSMVIGTALAPQSVTLSNELTGVVTEVGVKPGDLVRRGDVLFRFDTELESAELKSALATRKLAEDALARNERLKRSGAGSEQLLEEATADLSRSIAEVERLEALIKKKTLLAPFDARVGLFDLHPGQYLAAGSEITELSGLDDFLNVDFAMPQAVAASVGAGDTVELLLPAAAEPLESKIIAVDASANLQSRSLLARARLNQPPTTLHPGDSVKVRIPFGPQIPAVTVPSTAIRRGPTGTTVFVAVESEGRLRAESRAVVVLGSDGSRTWIADGVAAGDTVITDGSFKVSEGRLLATGPTATGGTS